Genomic window (Streptomyces yatensis):
GGCCGCACCGTCCGTCTCCGTGGAGCGCTACCGGCTGACCCGTGAGGTACCGGCGCTGCGGGAGCGGGAGATCGCCTCGGTGGCCCGCTACGAGCGGCTGTTCACCCGCTATCTGCTGGGCCACTTCGACGAGGGCGCCCACCACGACGGCGACGACGATCCGCTGCTGGCCGAGGTCGCCGCGTCGGCCGTGGTCACGGCCCACAACCACGTGCTGCGGCGCTGGCTGCGGGCGGGCGGCCAGGGCGATGTGGAGACCCAGCTGGACCACGCCTTCGCGATCGTCCGCGAAACCTTCGGGAGCGGCATCGGCGCCCGCCCCCTCCCGTCCGGCAGCCGCCCCGCGGCGACGGTGTCGGCGACGGACGAGGACGAGGTGGTGGTGATGGTGGCGCGGACGGATGCGCCGCTGGCCGAGGTGATGCGCACGATCAAGGAAGCGCTCAAGCGGTAGCTCTGGCGGTCGTCCGGGTGCGCCGGTCCGGGGCTCGCCTCCTGGGCCGGGTGTCCCACGTCGTGGGCCGGGGTGGCCGCCGGTACGGACGGTTCGGCACCGCCGGGCTCCGACGTCGGACGTCTCGCCGTCGCGGCGGGGGCAAGGGGGCGGGATCCGCCCCCGCCCGCGGACCCAGGGGCGGGCGGCTCAGCGGGGCGGGGCCCGCCCCCCACAGGCAGGTCCCGCCCCTCGCCGGGCCTCGGGGCCCGGCTCGGCGCCGCCCCGGTGCCGGGCCGGGGCGGCGCGAGCGCGTCAGCCGGTCTTGGTCAGCTTCGCGGCGAAGCCGCCGTTCTTCGGGACGTCCACCGAGAGCCGCGAGTCCGGTGTAACCTCGTGGGTTTCGGTGACGACCTTGCCGTCCGGACCGTCCTTCCACACCTCGATCCGCCAGCCGCCCTTGCCGAGGAAGCTCAGCGGCTCGTCCAGCGTGCGGGCCTCGCCCGAGGTGATCGCGCCCAGGTACCAGGTGTCGCCGGAGCGGCGGGCCAGGACGGCGCGGTCGCCGGGGTCGCCGTCGACCAGTCGCGTCTCGTCCCACACCGTGGGCACCTGGTTCAGGAACCTCAGCTCCCGCGGCCGGCTCTCGTACGACTCGACGCTGTCGGCGAAGTGCTGCACCCCGGACTCGTAGACGACCGAGAGCGCGAGTTCGGCCGCGTCGCTCGTGGGCCGTACGCCCGTGAAGGTCACCGGTGTGAAGTCCATGGGCCCGACGAGGTTCCGGGTGAAGGGCAGGGTCGTGTAGTGCGCCGCCGGGAAGGGCTGGCGGCCCGGCTTGGGGCGGGTGCCCTCGGCGCCCTTGACCGCCTCGGTGCTCATCAGCTGCGGCCAGGTCCGCTCCTGGCCGCGCGGGATGGTGGCGCCGTGGAAGTTCAGCATCAGCTGGTTCCGGGCGCTGTCCTTGAAGACCGCGTCGTACCAGCGCATCCGGTCCTGGCCGTCCGACTCCAGGAAGTCGATCTTCAGCCCGGCGATCCCCCAGGACTTCCACAGCGGGAACAGCCGGTCGCGCTCGCTCTGCGCGTCGATGGTCTGCCAGCGGGCCCACAGCCAGACGCCGACGCCCTTCTCCTTGGCGTACGCGGTCAGCTCGGGCATCCAGGAGTCGCTCCAGCCGGAGTCCACCAGGATGTACTCCCAGCCCTCGCGCGCCGCGAAGTCCACGAACTTCTTCTGGGCGTCCAGGCTGGCCGGGCTCTGCCCGTCGGACCACCAGGACCACGCCGCCCGGCCCGGCTTGATCCATGAGGTGTCGGCGACCTTGGAGGGGGCGGCCAGATCGGTCGGCAGATCGCTCTCGGTGACGGTGGCGAGATCCCCGATGACCATGGTGCGCCAGGGCGTGGTCAGCCCGGGGCCGCTCACCTCGGCGGGGTCGGGGAGGGTGAGCTTGAAGCGGTCGGTGGCGGAGTCGAGGGCGAGCCGGGAGCCGCCGTACGAGCTGTTCAGATCCGCTTCCTCGATCAGCATCCAGCTCTTGCCGATGTGGAAGAGCGACGGATAGCCGTAGTCGCCCGCCTTCGCGTCGGCGACCGTGCCGTGGTCATGGGCGGACTCGTAGTCCTGGCGGCCGTTGTCGTACGGCAGCAGGAAGGAGTCGGCGGACGGCGGGACGGCGTATTCGGTGCTTTCGCCGAGCACGGTGACCGTGCCCTTGTCCGGCAGCACGTAGCGGTAGGCCAGGCCGTCGGCGGAGACCCGGATGACCACCTTCAGCGTCCGCCCGTCCTTGCGGAAGGTGAAGGTCGACTCGGAGGCGTCGGAGGTGTGATGGGTACGGCGGCCGGTGGTGGTCGTATAGGTCTCGTGGACCGTGCGGTCGCTGCGCCCCGCGAACCGCAAGCCCTTGCTGAAATCCGTCTCCGCGGTGCGGATCCCCAGCCCCGACGGCCGCAGCACGGTGGTGCCGCCATCGCGCGCGGACAGCGTAAGACCGCCCTCGTTGCTCAGTCTGAGCTCGCCGCTGACCTGCCCCTTTCCGGTCAGCCGCCAGTCCTGCGCACGACCGTCCGATGCCGCCGCCGCCCGGAGCGGCACCAGCACGGCGGCCGCACAGGCGAGCGCGGCCACGGCTCTGGTGACCTTTGATCGTGCCGTATGCATCGTTCCTCCTCGTACACCGCACCTCGATGCGGCGCTCGATACATCAGAGCAATCGCCTACCTTGACGCATCATTAGCCCGTTCCTACGCTCCCGTCTAGCCAAATCATCGGATCAATCTGATCGCTTCGGGGACAGGAGATGACGGGATGCCAGTCAGCAGACGTGGGTTCCTGGGCCGGGTGGCGGCGGGCGCGGCCGCGAGCACGGCCGTCGGCGCGGCCCTCCCCGAACAGGAGGCGGCCGCCCAGTCACAGCAGTCGGTGGCCCTGCGGGGCATGCGCACCGACCAGGAGTGGGAGCGCTTTCTGGGCGGGCAGGATCTGATCTGGAAGCGCTTGCCGAGAACCTGGTACGAGGGGCCGTTCCTCGGCAATGGGCTGCTCGGCTCGATGATCTATCAGGAGCCCGGCGAGAACGCGCTGCGGTTCACCATCCACCACAGCGAGGTGCAGGATCACCGGCCCACCGAAGGCGGCAGCGACTGGGGCGTGGCACGGCTCCCGGTCGGCAATCTGCTGCTGCGCCCGGTCGGCACCATCACCGGCGTCGATCTGCGGCTGGAGCTGTGGAACGCCGAGTTGCGCGGCACGATCACCACGGACAAGGGGAAGCTGAAGCTCCGCGCCCTGGTGCACAACGACCGCACCATGCTGCTGGCCACCGTCGAGGCGAGCGCCGGCGAGGAGGGGTTCCGCTGGGAGTTCAAGCCGTCACCGGCGGTCAGCCCGCGCATCGTCCGCGAGGATCCGCCGAAGGGCTTCGAGCCCAACCCGGCCCCGGTCACCCGCACCGAGGACGGGCTCGGCATCACCGTCCAGTCGCTGGTGGCGGGCGGGCAGACGGTCAGCGCGTACCGGGAGCGGGGCAGCGGCCGGGAGCGCACGTACTACCTGGCCGTGGCGCACTCCCACCCCGGTACGGACGCCGAGGGCCGGGCCCTGACCACCGTGCGCAAGGCGTCGGCGCTGCCGGTCTCCAGCCTGCGGCGCACCCACTACGAGTGGTGGCACCGCTTCTACCGCAAGAGCTTCATCTCGGTGCCCGACGGGATGCTGCAGAGCTTCTACTGGATCCAGCTCTACAAGCTGGCCTGCGCCGCCCGTGAGCACGCCCCCGTCATGGCCACCACCGGCCCGTGGGTGGAGCCGACCCCCTGGCCCGGCGTGTGGTGGAACCTCAACGTCCAGCTGGAGTACTGGCCGGTCCAGGGCTCCAACCACCTGGAGCTGGACGCGATTCCGCGCACCCTGGCCGAGAACACCGATGTGCTCATCGGCGCGCTCAAGCCCGAGTACCGCGCCGACTCGGCCGGGCTGCGCCGCTCCACGGACGCGCAGTGCGAGGACAACGGCACGGTCCCGGTGCCCGGCGTCGGGGACTCCCCCGAGGTCGGCAATCTGCCCTGGGCGCTGCACAACGTCTGGCTGACCTACCGCCACACCATGGACCGGGGCGTGCTGGAGGATGTGCTCTATCCGCTGCTGCGCCGCTCCACCAACTACTACCTGCACTTTCTCACCGAGCAGTCGGACGGCAGGCTGCATCTGCCGAAGACCTTCTCGCCCGAGTACGGCGCGGCCCCGGACTGCAACTACGACCTGGCGCTGCTGCGCTGGTCCTGCCGGACCCTGCTGACGGCGGTCGAGCTGCTGGACAAGGACGATCCGCTGGTGCCCAAGTGGCGCGAGGTGCTGGAGAAGCTGGTCGACTATCCGGTGGACGAGAACGGCTTCATGATCGGCACCGGTGTCCCGTTCGCCAAGTCCCACCGCCACTACTCCCATATGCTCTCGGTCTACCCGCTCTACCTGGTCAATTGGGACCAGCCGGAACACCGGGACCTGATCGCCCGCTCGCTGGAGCACTGGATCAGCTTCGAGGGCGCGCTGCGCGGCTACAGCTTCTCGGGCGCGGCCTCGATCTCCACCCAGATGGGGCGCGGCGATGACGCGCTGAGGTATCTGCGGGAGCTGGTGGCGCGGTTCATCCAGCCCAATACCCACTACTACGAGGCGGGTCCGGTGATCGAGACCCCGCTGTCGGGTGCGCAGGCGATCCACGACATGCTCTGCCAGAGCTGGGGCGGCACCATCCGCTTCTTCCCCGGGGTGCCGGGCGAGTGGCGGGACGTCACGCTGCACGACTTCCGCACCGAGGGCGCGTTCCTGGTCAGCGCGGTGCGCACGGGCGGCAGAACGCGCTGGGTGCGGGTGCGCAGCCTGGCCGGGGAGCCCTGCCGGGTCCGCCACTCGATCGGCGGCCGGGTCACGGTCGCCGGGGTCGGGGGGCCCGCGCCGAAGTGGCGTGACCTGGGGAACGGCGAGATCGAGCTGGAGCTGGACCGGGAGGACGAGGCGGTGATCTATCCGGCGGGCACCCGGCCGGACTTCCGGGTCGCCCCGGTGAAGGTCACCACCCCGGCCGAGCCCTGGGGCCTGCCGGAGCTGCCGCAGGCGGGCGCGGTCACCCAGGTGGATCTGACCGGGCACTTCGACAACGACGCCATCACCACCGAGATGTACTACGGGGACGGCGACTTCGACGGTACGGGCCGCACCTATCCGATGGCGCAGCTGCCGCAGACCGGGCAGACCGAGGACGACGGGATCACCTTCGCGTTCACCAACGGCAGCGAGGGCTCCGACAACAACGTGATCGCGGCGGGCCAGAAGGTGGCGGTCCCGGCGGGCAGCTACGCCAAGCTGCATGTGCTGGGCGCGGGCGACACCGGCAATGTGTCGGTACCGGCCGAGGCCACGTACGCCGACGGCTCCACGGGCACGCTGACCATCCAGCTCACGGGCTGGATGTCGGGCCCGGCGTACGGCGAGACGGAGGCGGTGCGGACCAGCCAGATCCACACCCGCACCGGCCCGTTGGGCACCAAGTCCGCGATCTTCCACCAGGTGGTGGAGCTGGACCCGGCCAAGGAGCTGTCGGCGATCACGCTGACCGCCCCCTCGGGCACCGCACGGGCCCATGTCTTCGCGCTCTCGCTGGAGAAGAACGACTGACGCAACGCACCTCACCGCACACCCACAGTGACGGCCGCCCCCTCCCGGGGCGGCCGTCATTGCTCATGTGTGCAGCCGAGATGACAACTGAGGGAATTTGTTGGCACGCAGTGTCTTGCGGGGTGGCACAGCGTGCCATACGGTGAGTGGAGTCCGGGCGGCCGGCGCACTGCCAACCTTCGTGCGTCGGCTGTCCCCGCAAACCGCTTTGTGCGCCCGGACAACGCCTGCGTCACCAGGCAACCGGCGCCACCCGCGCCGCATCGAGCACCACCTCCGCCGAACCGACGGCACCGCATCAGCATCACCCGTCACGAGCCCAGCGTTCCCTCAGGCGTCCCCCCTGGACGCCTCGCCGGAGGCACCGATGAACGAGATACTTGACGCGATCCTGGCGTCGGACACAGCACCCGAGGACTTCGCGGCACTGCGCATCCCCGAGTCGTACCGCGCGGTGACCGTGCGCAAGGACGAGGCCGAGATGTTCGCGGGCCTCACCACCCGGGAGAAGGACCCCCGCAAGTCGTTGCACGTGGACGAGGTGCCGGTGCCGGAGCTCGGCCCCGGAGAGGCACTCGTCGCCGTGATGGCCAGTTCGGTCAACTACAACTCCGTGTGGACCTCGATCTTCGAGCCGCTGCCGACCTTCGGTTTCCTGGAGCGGTACGGCAAGCTCTCCCCCCTGGCCAAGCGGCACGACCTGCCCTACCACATCATCGGCTCCGACCTCGCGGGCGTCGTGCTGCGCACCGGCCCCGGTGTGAACGCCTGGCAGCCGGGCGCCGAGGTCGTCGCGCACTGTCTGTCGGTCGAGCTGGAGAGCTCCGACGGCCACAACGACACCATGCTCGACCCCGAGCAGCGCATCTGGGGCTTCGAGACCAACTTCGGCGGGCTCGCCGAGATCGCCCTGGTCAAGTCCAACCAGCTGATGCCCAAGCCCAAGCATCTGAGCTGGGAGGAGGCGGCCGCCCCGGGCCTGGTCAACTCCACCGCCTACCGGCAGCTGGTCTCCCGTAACGGCGCCGGGATGAAGCAGGGCGACAACGTCCTGATCTGGGGCGCGAGCGGCGGGCTCGGCTCCTACGCCACCCAGTTCGCGCTGGCCGGCGGCGCCAACCCGATCTGCGTGGTCTCCTCGCCGCAGAAGGCCGAGATCTGCCGGCGGATGGGCGCCGAGGCGATCATCGACCGCACCGCCGAGGACTACAAGTTCTGGAAGGACGAGGGCACCCAGGACCCGCGCGAGTGG
Coding sequences:
- a CDS encoding glycoside hydrolase family 97 protein — protein: MHTARSKVTRAVAALACAAAVLVPLRAAAASDGRAQDWRLTGKGQVSGELRLSNEGGLTLSARDGGTTVLRPSGLGIRTAETDFSKGLRFAGRSDRTVHETYTTTTGRRTHHTSDASESTFTFRKDGRTLKVVIRVSADGLAYRYVLPDKGTVTVLGESTEYAVPPSADSFLLPYDNGRQDYESAHDHGTVADAKAGDYGYPSLFHIGKSWMLIEEADLNSSYGGSRLALDSATDRFKLTLPDPAEVSGPGLTTPWRTMVIGDLATVTESDLPTDLAAPSKVADTSWIKPGRAAWSWWSDGQSPASLDAQKKFVDFAAREGWEYILVDSGWSDSWMPELTAYAKEKGVGVWLWARWQTIDAQSERDRLFPLWKSWGIAGLKIDFLESDGQDRMRWYDAVFKDSARNQLMLNFHGATIPRGQERTWPQLMSTEAVKGAEGTRPKPGRQPFPAAHYTTLPFTRNLVGPMDFTPVTFTGVRPTSDAAELALSVVYESGVQHFADSVESYESRPRELRFLNQVPTVWDETRLVDGDPGDRAVLARRSGDTWYLGAITSGEARTLDEPLSFLGKGGWRIEVWKDGPDGKVVTETHEVTPDSRLSVDVPKNGGFAAKLTKTG
- a CDS encoding TetR family transcriptional regulator — encoded protein: MSQPVKATRTERTKRSPSSGGGESAGSRRAAAQRLSMRRKLAAAAMELFATQGYEATTVDEIAARAGVARRTFFRHFRSKEEAIFPDHDDTLVRAAAVLDAAPPHEHPLDTVCRGIKEVMRMYAAAPSVSVERYRLTREVPALREREIASVARYERLFTRYLLGHFDEGAHHDGDDDPLLAEVAASAVVTAHNHVLRRWLRAGGQGDVETQLDHAFAIVRETFGSGIGARPLPSGSRPAATVSATDEDEVVVMVARTDAPLAEVMRTIKEALKR
- the ccrA gene encoding crotonyl-CoA carboxylase/reductase; this encodes MNEILDAILASDTAPEDFAALRIPESYRAVTVRKDEAEMFAGLTTREKDPRKSLHVDEVPVPELGPGEALVAVMASSVNYNSVWTSIFEPLPTFGFLERYGKLSPLAKRHDLPYHIIGSDLAGVVLRTGPGVNAWQPGAEVVAHCLSVELESSDGHNDTMLDPEQRIWGFETNFGGLAEIALVKSNQLMPKPKHLSWEEAAAPGLVNSTAYRQLVSRNGAGMKQGDNVLIWGASGGLGSYATQFALAGGANPICVVSSPQKAEICRRMGAEAIIDRTAEDYKFWKDEGTQDPREWKRFGKKIRELTGGEDVDIVFEHPGRETFGASVYVTRKGGTIVTCASTSGYTHEYDNRYLWMQLKRIIGSHFANYREAWEANRLIAKGKIHPTLSKTYRLEDTGQAAYDVHRNLHQGKVGVLCLAPEEGMGVRDQAMRERHIDGINLFRDDSSERTDKHSRDDSSERTDKHSRDDSSERTTKHGRDI
- a CDS encoding glycosyl hydrolase family 95 catalytic domain-containing protein, which codes for MPVSRRGFLGRVAAGAAASTAVGAALPEQEAAAQSQQSVALRGMRTDQEWERFLGGQDLIWKRLPRTWYEGPFLGNGLLGSMIYQEPGENALRFTIHHSEVQDHRPTEGGSDWGVARLPVGNLLLRPVGTITGVDLRLELWNAELRGTITTDKGKLKLRALVHNDRTMLLATVEASAGEEGFRWEFKPSPAVSPRIVREDPPKGFEPNPAPVTRTEDGLGITVQSLVAGGQTVSAYRERGSGRERTYYLAVAHSHPGTDAEGRALTTVRKASALPVSSLRRTHYEWWHRFYRKSFISVPDGMLQSFYWIQLYKLACAAREHAPVMATTGPWVEPTPWPGVWWNLNVQLEYWPVQGSNHLELDAIPRTLAENTDVLIGALKPEYRADSAGLRRSTDAQCEDNGTVPVPGVGDSPEVGNLPWALHNVWLTYRHTMDRGVLEDVLYPLLRRSTNYYLHFLTEQSDGRLHLPKTFSPEYGAAPDCNYDLALLRWSCRTLLTAVELLDKDDPLVPKWREVLEKLVDYPVDENGFMIGTGVPFAKSHRHYSHMLSVYPLYLVNWDQPEHRDLIARSLEHWISFEGALRGYSFSGAASISTQMGRGDDALRYLRELVARFIQPNTHYYEAGPVIETPLSGAQAIHDMLCQSWGGTIRFFPGVPGEWRDVTLHDFRTEGAFLVSAVRTGGRTRWVRVRSLAGEPCRVRHSIGGRVTVAGVGGPAPKWRDLGNGEIELELDREDEAVIYPAGTRPDFRVAPVKVTTPAEPWGLPELPQAGAVTQVDLTGHFDNDAITTEMYYGDGDFDGTGRTYPMAQLPQTGQTEDDGITFAFTNGSEGSDNNVIAAGQKVAVPAGSYAKLHVLGAGDTGNVSVPAEATYADGSTGTLTIQLTGWMSGPAYGETEAVRTSQIHTRTGPLGTKSAIFHQVVELDPAKELSAITLTAPSGTARAHVFALSLEKND